The sequence below is a genomic window from Oleidesulfovibrio alaskensis DSM 16109.
GCCTTCTATCCACACTTCGCCTTCATCGGCATATTCCAGCCGGTTAAGACAGCGCAGAAATGTGGATTTGCCGGATCCCGAGGGCCCGATAACCACCACGACCTCGCCCGCGGCAACGTCCAGCGATACATCGCTGAGCGCATGCAGCGGCTCGGGGGTGTAGAATATTTTATTCAGGTTCTTTGCCTTGATCATCGTACGGCCTTGTTTTCCAGATAAGAGACAAACAGCGAAAGCGTGAAGGTAAGCAGCAGGTACAGCACCGCGCACAGAATCCACAGCTCGAAAGGCTGCAGCGAAGAGCTGACAACTTCACGTGTTGCCTTGGTCAGTTCGCGGATGGCGATGACGCCCAGCAGAGAAGAGTCTTTGACCAGACTGATGAACTGCCCTGCCAGCGGCGGCATGATGCGGCGGAAGGCCTGCGGCAGAATGACCTTGCGCATGGCCTGACTGTAATTGAGACCCAGCGACCGGGCTGCTTCCATCTGCCCGCGGTGCACAGACTGTATACCGGCACGGACAATTTCGGCCACATAGGCACCCGTAAACACGGACAGCGCCAGCACACCGAACCACATGGGCGGCACCTGCCCCAGACCGGCCTGCATAAGCAGATTGTTCACCAGCGTACCGGCGACAAAATACCACAGAAAAATCTGCACCAGCAGGGGGGAACCGCGGATCAGCTCGATGTAGGTGATGGCCCCCCATTTAAGCGCGGGGTTTTCGGAAATGCGGGCAAGGCCGGTCAGCACACCGAAGGTGATGCCGAACACAATGGAAATGAGGCTGACCTCCAGCGTGACCCACAGCCCCTGCAGCAGCACTCCCGGCTCGCTGACCCTGTATGTGCCCAGCACATCGCCCAGATAAACGTAATCCCCCTGCGCCGGAGTAAGAGACATACCCGGTTCCAGCTTCTGCTGCACACGGGTACCGTCGTCTTCCTGCAGCACCACAAACCGTGCGCCGTCTTTTGTCAGCGTCTCAACAAGAGTTCCCTGCTGCTCAGCGCGCACGTCCACATGTTTCTGCACCCAGAAATACTGGGGAATGCGGTTCCACCGCCATACATACTCCACAGAATTGGACGCAGCCCACAGAAAACCGACAGTGACAAGCAGCATCGCCACAAAAGCCGCCTTCCAGAAGAGAAAGTATCCCGGACCTCTGGGCGCATCCAGCCCTCTATATGCCGTCATTGTATGCTAAACCTCACAAACGATGTCGCCGCCAACGGGCGGCGCAGAGGTTCCCGGCTGCGGGGGTGACAACGCGGCACGCCGCCCCCCCGGAAACCAGGAATCAAAAAAAGCTGAAGCGGGCCGGAGCACGGAGTTCCGGCCCGCCATATGGCTTACGCCCTGATTATTTAAGCTGAGACTGCCATGCGTCGGAACGCAGCCACTTGTTGTACATGCGCTCGTAGCGGCCGTCGTTTTTCAGCTGACGCAGAAAATGATTGATAAAGTTTGCAAAGTCAGGATCACCCTGCTTGTAGCCCACAGCCATGGGTTCAAAGGTGAAAGGCTCGTTCAGCAGGTAGGTTTTGTCCTTGCCCTGCTGTGCCTGAAACACCTCGTTCACCGGCAGGTCGTACACAAACGCGTCGGCACGGCCGTTCACCACTTCCATGGCGCAGTCCACTTCTTTGTCAAACGACTTGTAGGTCGCCTTGGGCAGGTATTTTTTGGTGGCTTCTTCACCGGTGGTACCCATGCGGGAAACAACGATGAACTTGGGATCATTGAGATCCTTGTAGGATTTCACGGTGCCTTTATGCTTTGCAGCTACCAGCACGGTCTGCCCCATGACAAGGTACGGTTCGGAAAAACCGATCTTCATGTTGCGTTCCTGCGTCAGTGTCATGCCGGAAATGATCACGTCAAACTTTCCGGAAAGCAGCGAAGGAATCATACCGTCGAAATCGGTATTCACAGGAACGAACTTAACACCCATGGATTTGGCAAGCTCTTTGCCGAGGTCAATGTCAAAGCCCACAAAATTGCCGGACTTGTCCGTCATCTCAAAGGGGGGATAACCGGCGTCGAAGCCGACGCGCAGTTCTCCGCGCTTCAGGATGTCGTTCAGAACGGATTTCTTGGCCAGATCGATGTCGCCTGCAAAAGCCGGTACCGCCATAACAGTAACCAGCAGCAGGACAAGCGCCTTAACAAACTTCATTTGGACACCTCCAGTATTTTCCCGTCAGACCCCGCGGGGCCTCTCCTCATCAATATTTGCCCTCGGTCAGCACTTCCTTGATGATCATATCTCTGCGGCATGTGGGGCAACGCGGCATGGTTTCCTCCGGCAGAGCGATGATCTGGGTTTGCCGGCATTTGGGACATATGACTTCCACAAACTCACGCCTGTAGCGGTCTTGCAGCGGCTTAGTGTCCTTGTTCACGATTCACCTCGCGGGTTGAAAAAGTGATGTCTCCGGCACCGTGTTCCCGATGCCGGCAGACCGGTCATTCTTCGCGAATTTGTATTCAAAATCAAGCGAAAACACAGGTTGTGTGTTGCCGAAACGACAAATATGAAAAAACGGCATGTTCCGCCGGGGCGGAACATGCCGTAAAAAGAAGCGCTATACCGCAGGAGCTGCTAGACAAGCCCCAGCTGCTGCATGGTCAGGTAGCGCACTCCGCCCGATTCCATAAGTTCCGTTATGCTGTCGGCATCGTCCACAGTGGCGCCCCGCAGTGCGGCCACATATCCGGCCACCTGTTTTTCGGCTTCGCGGTAAACGCGCATGACACGCCGCACATCACGCTTACGCACCAGTTCGCCCAGCCAGCCCATACCTTCCTGATACACGATGCGCGAAGCCACATACGCGCTGATAAGCGAATACTGGTGCCGCAGCGGCACACTGCCGAGAATACGGTCGCGGTAGCGTTCCACCAGCACGGCGGGACAATATTCCAGCAGCAATGACCGCAGCATATCGTCTGCGGCGATATCGGGCTGGTCCGCCATGAACCCTGCATACAGCGCATCGGCCACGCTGTTGATTTCCGTTGAAAGTTCCAGCGATATTTCATGCAGCGCCTTGCAGTCGTCGCATTTGCGGCGTTCACGCAGGAGCAGCCGCGCCTCGTCTCTGGCTCTGCGCCGCAGGATGTCGAACACATCTTCCACATAACGCGGTTTGTTGGCCACAAACTCTTCTTCCGTCATCACAAGGCCGCCCAGAATCTCGTATGACGAGCAGATGACCCCGGTTTTGTTGGCCGACGAGCCGTGCACCACAAGCACGCCTTTTTCAGACAGCTTCTGCCGGGCATCGGGCGAAATGAACAGGTTGGCGCCTTCCACCACCGCCCGTGCCGACGGAGTGCCGTCGGCGGCAAAGAAATCGCGCCAGTTTTTGCTGTTGATGGTATCGGGCCTGCCGCCCGAAGGGATGAATATATCGGCCTGCGCCCTGTTATGCAGCGCGTTGCGTATGCGGACATTTTCCGGAGTGTCGGCACTGATGACAAAGGCCTCTTCTCCCGTCAGCTTGAGCGAAGAAAAAGAATCGATGGACCGCTGCATGTCAATGAGACGGTTCAGTTCGCTCCATGCGAGTCCCTGCGGGTCATAGGCCGCGCCGTGTCCGTCGGTGATGGCAACCACGCGGGCATTTTCGCCGTAATCCCTGTACAGAATTTTGAGCACGTTGCCTGCCACGTCCCCTTTGGGACCGCCTGTTATCTTGCAGGTAAAGCGCTGCTTTTCAGGCTCAATACCCATGCTGCGCAGCACTTCGTCCACAAAGACCATCACCCCCAGACTGGTGACCCCGTATTCCTTGTGATTGATACCGGCATTGGGCTTTGAACTCATGAAAGCCGACGGCCAGCGGTACCCGCGTTCACGTGCACGGCGCACTGTCCAGTCTATGTGCTCTGGAGTGATGTGCTCATCGGGCCCCAGATAGATGATTTCTTCCTTGCCCAGATAATCCACCACCCCCGGCAGCGCGGGAGAATCCTCCCCCGTCAGTATGACATCCAGAAGCGAATTGATCATGCTGTGCACGGCCAGATTCACATCGCCCCTCGGTCCCAGCAGCATCACCGCTTTGGAGCCGCCTTCGGGAATATCCTTGTTTTTGTAATGCTGGGCGCGGGCCAGCGCCGTGACCTCGTCGTACAGCCGGTTCGACTCCAGCTCGAACTGTTCCTGTGTACGCGTGGTTACCATGCGCACGCCGCCCCGGGCCATATCGCGGTACCGTACATGAAACCCCTGCGCATAAGGCCCGTGGAAAAAAAAGACACCGTAGGGTCTGTCTTCCGGCGGACATCCGCCGGAGCATTCGGCCATAAACGAGGAATCAAGACGGAAGGAAAGCCCGTATATCTGATCGAGATAATAGTTGGTACGCAGCGTGTTGCGGAAAAATCCGAAGATGATTCCCAGAATCCGCCGTTCGTTTTCTTCCACGCATTCCTCAAGCATGGTGTCTATGCGGTCTTCCAGCGATGCCACCCTGTCCTGCCTGCTGCCCAGCGAAGGATCGAACCGTGCCTCGAAATATTCCACCAGAAGAGCAATTTCACGCCGGCGCACCAGCGCCACATTGACCACATTGTCCGCCGTGTAAGCCCACAGGTTATCTTTGACCAGAAATACATGGGCAAATTCGCAGGCCGCCTGCAGCAGCATTACCCTTTTCAGGTTCCAGCCTTCCTCATCTGCATATTTTTCCAGATCATGCGGGGCAAACCACTTCACCAGCTTCAGTTTGCGGGTCAGCTTGTGCCACAGCTCAGAATCAGGCAGCACAAGATCATCTCTCAGGCGCACATAAAAACTGAGCAGCGCCATGGTCTTGCCGTCCGGCAGTGTGAAAAGGTCGCCGTATGCCCGCCTGACAGACAGTTTTTCGCGGTGCAGAATCTTGGTCACCTGCAACAGCAGTCCGGTGGATGGCGGGTTGACCATGGCCACGGCAATGCGTGATTCGTTGCCGCCGGGGCACTGCTCCAGCGTGACCCATGTATCCTCGCTGCCGCGCAAGTCCTGCATGGCGCGGAAGTGACGCGCCGCGCGCAGGGTTTCAAATTTATGCACATAGTCACTATTGGTGCCGCTCAGAAAAATCTCAAACGCCCCGCGCTCATCCCCGCGTATCAGCCCTTCATCCAGCACGGCCTGCACAGCAGCGGCAAACTCCTCCGATTCGGGCGAAGCTTTGGGCTGTCCGGAAAGCAATATGGTGCACAGCTTCAGCTGCCCGTCATGGCTGGAGTACAGCCTTGCCGTTTCAATGCTGTCATCCAGATGGCTCTCAAGAATCTGCAGCAACTCAATGTCGCTGCCTTCGGGTGCAATGTAGGTAACAGTCCGCCTGTCGGGACTGACAAGATTGACGGTGTGGTTGTCTGTGGTCACCCTGCCGGTGATAATGGTCTGCAGGTGCTGAACCTGATCTTCCACCGAATGGGTTTTGAAATAGTAGTCGGGCATGTTGGCGTAAAACCAGGGGACAACGCTTTGCGCAACGCTGTCCAGTCCGCTTTTGACCGACTCCAGAACACGGTCTGTCTCTGATACGTGCCTAGCCATGCAGTTCCTCCTTGCGTAGCCGCTCACTATACAATCGGGTGCAGAATACCGCATCATGGTGCAAGAGCAATACTTTTTTCCCTGATTTTTCCTTTCCGGCGTCGTGCGGGGGCTGGACACCCCCGCCCCGTTGGTTCACTATAAAAAAACAAATCCCCATCATGACAGCCACGGAGAACGCATGAGCGATACCGGCAAAAAAAAACTTGGTGTCATTGTCGACACCGTACGCGAAAACGACGACACCACGAGCATATTCTTCCGGCCCGAAGATGACGAACGCTTCAAGGCATTCAGACCCGGACAATTCGCATCCATACGGGTGATGACCGAAGAAGGATGGAGTGAACCGCATCCGTTTACCATATCAGGAGCTCCGGGCGATACGCTGCGCATGACCATCAAACGCAACGGCCGTTTTACCGGCGAAATCATTCCCGCGCTCAAGGCAGGCGTGCCCATCCAGTGTGCCGGACCGTTCGGGGCTTTCTGCCGCGATATCGAAGGGGAAGAACAGATCGTATTTGTGGCGGGCGGCGTGGGCATAACACCGTTTCTCAGCGTGTTACGCCATTTTCGCAATACTGACGCCGCCAACAGCATAGTGCTTTTCTGGTGCAACAAAACCTACGCGGACGCGTTTGCCGCGCAGGAGCTGGAAGAGATTGCGGATACAATTGACCTGACGGTGGTGCATGTGCTCAGCCGTGAGCACAAACCCGATCTGTACGAAGAAGAGGACAAGCCCCGCATCCGTTTTGAAAAAGGGCACTTTTCGCGCCATATGCTGGAACGGCACATCCGTTCCACCACGGCGTCGTTTTATCTGTGCGGTCCGGGCCCCATGCAGGAGCATGTTCTGGACGAGATGGCCGCCTACGGCATAGACCCCGCAGGAGTGAACAAGGAACAGTTCGTCTTTACGGGAAAATAGCAGGCATGCCCTCGGCGGTCTTTTTCTCCGCCGCCGCGCACGGGATGCGCGCCTGCACGCAACGCACCCCGCGCCGTTACAACATGGCATGCACAGCATTCAGGAACCGCCCGCGACGGTTTCCTCCAGTGAAAGAAAGCGTTCCACGGCCCCCCGCACCGAGCCGCCGAAACCTATCCCCACACGGATACCGGCTTCGGCCAGCCCGAGGCGCGCTTTGGGACCGCACTCGCCGCACAGTACAGCCACAGCGCCATACTCATGCAGCAACGCGGCCATGCGTCTGCCTGCTTTTTCCAGATCGTCACGGAAGGGATTTTCCACCGCTTTGCAGTCCATGTCTTCCGTAGAAACCAGCAGAAAATAGTCCGCTCTGCCGAAAACAGGCTCCACTCTGGCGTCCAGAGTTTTTCCGTCCGCCGCCACTGCAATAAGCATACAGCCTCCCAGTTTTACTGTTATCCCTGTTTACGGATGCAACTGCCGGTCAGCACTGCGCCGGATCATAAAGCGGCTGCCGCACGCCTTTTTCCGCGGGCAACGGCACGCAGTGTTGCTGCCGCCTGCTGCGGGTCCGGACTGGCGCAAATGGCAGAAACAACAGCAATGCCGTCTGCTCCCGCTTCAAAAACCTCAGCCGCATTATCCGGACCGATACCGCCTATGGCCACCAGCGGCAAAGAAAACCGCCGCCGCAGACCGCGCAGCCCTTCCAGCCCCCACGGCGCGGAAGTGTCTGTTTTTGTGGGGGTGGCAAATACGGGGCTCACGCCCATATAGTCGGCGCCGCAACGTTCCGCTTCCGCAGCCTGTTCAACGGATTCCACCGACACGCCGATGACGGCACCGGCCCCCATGAGCCTGCGTGCATCAGCATAACGGATATCGCTCTGCCCGATATGCACCCCGTCGGCCCCGCAGGCCAGAGCCACATCCACCCGGTCGTTGACAAGCAGCGGAACCCCGCGGGGGGCCAGCAGCGCCCGCAGCGCCCGGCCAAGTTCGACAAACTCACGGGTGCAAAGCTGCTTTTCGCGCAGCTGCACCATGGTCACGCCGCCCTGCACGGCACGGGCCACCACATCTTCCAGCGTACCACTGACACACAGCGTACGGTCAGTGACCAGATAAACCGAATAATCCGGCTGCATACGGGTCACCGCACAATCTCCACGCCGGCTTCGACATCAAATGACTGCATGCCGTACAGCGCATCAATAAAGTGCATCTGAAAACTGCCCGGCCCTTTGGCCTTGCGCGAGGCCATGGTACCCGCCACGGCCATAACTCCCATGCCTGCGGCCGCGCCGTCCAGCACACTGCCGGCAACAGCCGCATGCGCCGCCACCAGAGCAGTGGCCGTGCAGCCCATGCCGGTAATACGGGGCATCATGTCGTGTCCGCCGCGCACCAGCACGTCGCTGGAACCGTCGGTAATCAGATCTTCCGCCCCGCTGACAACAACCACGCAACCGAACTTACCGGCAAGTTCACGTGCGGCATCGGCGGCATCGGCAGCCTGATGTATGCTGTCCACCCCTTTCGTGCGTGATCCGGCACCGGAAAGTGCCAGAATTTCAGAGGCATTACCGCGCAGTACGCTTATATTGAGTTCGCGCAGCAGATCAAGGCTTGTCCATGTACGCAGCGAAGACGCCCCAGCCCCCACGGGATCGAGCACCACAGGCACACCGCGCGACTGCGCGATGCGTCCGGCTGCGAACATGGACTCTATCCACGGTTTGCTCAGGGTGCCGATATTCAGCACCAGAGAAGAGCACAGACCGGCCAGTTCTTCCACCTCTTCCCGCGCATGAGCCATGACGGGAGATGCACCGGCGGCCAGCAGCGCGTTTGCGGTGGTATTCATCACTACATAGTTGGTTATATTATGCACCAGCGGAGCACCGGTACGGACGCGCTGTACCGCGTCCCAGACGAAGCTATGTTCGCTCATTGAAAATCTTCTCCTTATTTATCACTGTTTTCACGCACTCACTGTAGCGCGGACAGCCGGTCACGTCCATTGCATGCTCTAAAAAGTATTGCAGGATGCGAGCGGCACAGAAAGCACCGTGCCGTAAACCTGTTAC
It includes:
- a CDS encoding FAD/NAD-binding family oxidoreductase; this translates as MSDTGKKKLGVIVDTVRENDDTTSIFFRPEDDERFKAFRPGQFASIRVMTEEGWSEPHPFTISGAPGDTLRMTIKRNGRFTGEIIPALKAGVPIQCAGPFGAFCRDIEGEEQIVFVAGGVGITPFLSVLRHFRNTDAANSIVLFWCNKTYADAFAAQELEEIADTIDLTVVHVLSREHKPDLYEEEDKPRIRFEKGHFSRHMLERHIRSTTASFYLCGPGPMQEHVLDEMAAYGIDPAGVNKEQFVFTGK
- a CDS encoding NifB/NifX family molybdenum-iron cluster-binding protein, with amino-acid sequence MLIAVAADGKTLDARVEPVFGRADYFLLVSTEDMDCKAVENPFRDDLEKAGRRMAALLHEYGAVAVLCGECGPKARLGLAEAGIRVGIGFGGSVRGAVERFLSLEETVAGGS
- the thiM gene encoding hydroxyethylthiazole kinase — its product is MSEHSFVWDAVQRVRTGAPLVHNITNYVVMNTTANALLAAGASPVMAHAREEVEELAGLCSSLVLNIGTLSKPWIESMFAAGRIAQSRGVPVVLDPVGAGASSLRTWTSLDLLRELNISVLRGNASEILALSGAGSRTKGVDSIHQAADAADAARELAGKFGCVVVVSGAEDLITDGSSDVLVRGGHDMMPRITGMGCTATALVAAHAAVAGSVLDGAAAGMGVMAVAGTMASRKAKGPGSFQMHFIDALYGMQSFDVEAGVEIVR
- the thiE gene encoding thiamine phosphate synthase gives rise to the protein MTRMQPDYSVYLVTDRTLCVSGTLEDVVARAVQGGVTMVQLREKQLCTREFVELGRALRALLAPRGVPLLVNDRVDVALACGADGVHIGQSDIRYADARRLMGAGAVIGVSVESVEQAAEAERCGADYMGVSPVFATPTKTDTSAPWGLEGLRGLRRRFSLPLVAIGGIGPDNAAEVFEAGADGIAVVSAICASPDPQQAAATLRAVARGKRRAAAAL
- a CDS encoding NAD-glutamate dehydrogenase domain-containing protein gives rise to the protein MARHVSETDRVLESVKSGLDSVAQSVVPWFYANMPDYYFKTHSVEDQVQHLQTIITGRVTTDNHTVNLVSPDRRTVTYIAPEGSDIELLQILESHLDDSIETARLYSSHDGQLKLCTILLSGQPKASPESEEFAAAVQAVLDEGLIRGDERGAFEIFLSGTNSDYVHKFETLRAARHFRAMQDLRGSEDTWVTLEQCPGGNESRIAVAMVNPPSTGLLLQVTKILHREKLSVRRAYGDLFTLPDGKTMALLSFYVRLRDDLVLPDSELWHKLTRKLKLVKWFAPHDLEKYADEEGWNLKRVMLLQAACEFAHVFLVKDNLWAYTADNVVNVALVRRREIALLVEYFEARFDPSLGSRQDRVASLEDRIDTMLEECVEENERRILGIIFGFFRNTLRTNYYLDQIYGLSFRLDSSFMAECSGGCPPEDRPYGVFFFHGPYAQGFHVRYRDMARGGVRMVTTRTQEQFELESNRLYDEVTALARAQHYKNKDIPEGGSKAVMLLGPRGDVNLAVHSMINSLLDVILTGEDSPALPGVVDYLGKEEIIYLGPDEHITPEHIDWTVRRARERGYRWPSAFMSSKPNAGINHKEYGVTSLGVMVFVDEVLRSMGIEPEKQRFTCKITGGPKGDVAGNVLKILYRDYGENARVVAITDGHGAAYDPQGLAWSELNRLIDMQRSIDSFSSLKLTGEEAFVISADTPENVRIRNALHNRAQADIFIPSGGRPDTINSKNWRDFFAADGTPSARAVVEGANLFISPDARQKLSEKGVLVVHGSSANKTGVICSSYEILGGLVMTEEEFVANKPRYVEDVFDILRRRARDEARLLLRERRKCDDCKALHEISLELSTEINSVADALYAGFMADQPDIAADDMLRSLLLEYCPAVLVERYRDRILGSVPLRHQYSLISAYVASRIVYQEGMGWLGELVRKRDVRRVMRVYREAEKQVAGYVAALRGATVDDADSITELMESGGVRYLTMQQLGLV
- a CDS encoding transporter substrate-binding domain-containing protein translates to MKFVKALVLLLVTVMAVPAFAGDIDLAKKSVLNDILKRGELRVGFDAGYPPFEMTDKSGNFVGFDIDLGKELAKSMGVKFVPVNTDFDGMIPSLLSGKFDVIISGMTLTQERNMKIGFSEPYLVMGQTVLVAAKHKGTVKSYKDLNDPKFIVVSRMGTTGEEATKKYLPKATYKSFDKEVDCAMEVVNGRADAFVYDLPVNEVFQAQQGKDKTYLLNEPFTFEPMAVGYKQGDPDFANFINHFLRQLKNDGRYERMYNKWLRSDAWQSQLK
- a CDS encoding amino acid ABC transporter permease; protein product: MTAYRGLDAPRGPGYFLFWKAAFVAMLLVTVGFLWAASNSVEYVWRWNRIPQYFWVQKHVDVRAEQQGTLVETLTKDGARFVVLQEDDGTRVQQKLEPGMSLTPAQGDYVYLGDVLGTYRVSEPGVLLQGLWVTLEVSLISIVFGITFGVLTGLARISENPALKWGAITYIELIRGSPLLVQIFLWYFVAGTLVNNLLMQAGLGQVPPMWFGVLALSVFTGAYVAEIVRAGIQSVHRGQMEAARSLGLNYSQAMRKVILPQAFRRIMPPLAGQFISLVKDSSLLGVIAIRELTKATREVVSSSLQPFELWILCAVLYLLLTFTLSLFVSYLENKAVR